The following proteins are encoded in a genomic region of Nycticebus coucang isolate mNycCou1 chromosome 17, mNycCou1.pri, whole genome shotgun sequence:
- the SLC4A9 gene encoding anion exchange protein 4 isoform X8 → MKCWVGPRHWNGERQAEQVTRVESLSPELRGQLQAILLQRPQHYIQTRDTRPCWGERLPSGPKTKTLEWEGPRSLLYLPGPEVAQLQLRPQSRTDGQEEVGGSIHRRKASYSEEAPLKEQHQNPLRHRLPPGAEAGNVLAGELGFLTQPLGAFVRLRDPVVLGPLTEVPLPSRFFCLLLGPPTLAKCYHEMGRAAAVLLSDPQFQWSLRRANNLHDLLAALDTFLEEVTVLPPGRWDPTTRIPPPKCLPSQHKRLLNQTCESKGFAAPHLTLAEDRHRHGPHALSPELQRTGRLFGGLVQDVLRKASWYPSDFLDALHPQCFSAVLYIYLATITNAITFGGLLGDATNGAQGVLESFLGTAVAGAAFCLMAGQPLTILSSTGPVLVFERLLFTFSRDYSLDYLPFRLWVGIWVATFCLVLVATEASVLVRYFTRFTEEGFCALISLIFIYDAVGKMLNLAQAYPIQRPRSPAYGCLCQYPGPGGNESQWTRTRPKDRDDMLITDLGLINASLLPPPECIRLGGRPHGPGCHTVPDITFFSLLLFLTSFLFAMALKHVKTSRFFPSVVRKVLSDFSSVLAILLGCGLDAFLGLATPKLMVPREFKPTLPGRGWLVSPFGANPWWLSVAAALPALLLSILIFMDQQITAVILNRVEYRLRKGAGFHLDLFCVAMLMLLTSVLGLPWYVSATVISLAHMDSLRRESRAYAPGESPSFLGIREQRLTGLVVFILTGVSIFLAPVLKLSTSFYQFIPMPVLYGIFLYMGVAALNSIQFMKRVQLLLMPAKHQPDLLLLRHVPLSRVHLFTAIQLSCLGLLWIIKSTPAAIIFPLMLLGLVGIRKALEWIFSPQELVWLDELMAEEERSKPEKGVEPKYPFSDSDGENSELIYQPKAPEINISVN, encoded by the exons AGCAGGTTACCAGGGTGGAGTCGCTGAGCCCAGAGCTGAGAGGGCAGCTGCAGGCCATACTGCTGCAGAGACCCCAGCACTATATCCAGACCAGAGACACCAGGCCCTGCTGGGGTGAGAGGCTCCCCTCTGGGCCCAAGACCAAGACCCTGGAGTGGGAGGGTCCCAGATCTCTCCTATACCTTCCTGGACCTGAAGTGGCCCAGCTTCAGCTCAGGCCTCAATCTAGGACTGATGGACAAGAGGAAGTTGGTG GCTCTATCCATCGAAGAAAGGCTTCTTATAGTGAGGAAGCTCCCTTGAAGGAACAG CATCAGAATCCCCTGAGACACAGGCTGCCTCCAGGGGCCGAGGCAGGGAATGTGCTGGCTGGAGAGCTGGGCTTCTTGACACAACCACTGGGGGCCTTTGTTCGACTACGGGATCCAGTGGTGCTGGGACCCCTTACTGAGGTGCCCCTCCCCAGCAG gtttttctgtcttcttctggGCCCACCTACATTGGCAAAGTGCTACCATGAGATGGGCCGGGCAGCAGCTGTCCTCCTCAGTGATCCG CAATTCCAGTGGTCACTTCGCCGGGCCAACAACCTTCATGACCTTCTGGCAGCCCTAGATACTTTCCTAGAGGAGGTAACAGTGCTCCCTCCAGGTCGGTGGGACCCGACAACACGGATTCCTCCACCCAAATGTTTGCCCTCTCAGCACAAAAG GCTCCTCAATCAAACGTGTGAGAGCAAGGGCTTCGCCGCCCCGCACCTGACTCTGGCTGAGGACAGGCACCGCCACGGGCCTCACGCACTCAGCCCGGAGCTTCAGCGGACTGGCAG GCTGTTTGGGGGCCTTGTACAGGACGTGCTCAGGAAGGCTTCGTGGTACCCCAGCGATTTCTTGGATGCCCTGCACCCCCAGTGCTTCTCGGCTGTGCTCTACATTTACCTGGCCACCATCACTAACGCCATCACTTTTGGTGGTTTGCTGGGAGATGCCACCAACGGTGCCcag GGAGTGCTGGAAAGTTTCCTGGGCACAGCAGTGGCTGGAGCTGCCTTCTGCTTGATGGCAGGCCAGCCACTCACCATCCTGAGCAGCACAGGCCCAGTGCTGGTCTTTGAACGCCTGCTCTTCACCTTCAGCAG AGATTACAGCCTGGACTATCTGCCTTTCCGCCTGTGGGTTGGCATCTGGGTGGCTACCTTTTGCCTGGTGCTAGTGGCCACAGAGGCCAGTGTGCTGGTGCGCTACTTCACCCGATTCACTGAGGAAGGTTTCTGTGCCCTCATCAGCCTCATCTTCATCTATGATGCTGTAGGCAAAATGCTGAATTTGGCCCAGGCCTATCCTATCCAGAGGCCTAGGTCCCCTGCCTATGGCTGCCTCTGCCAATACCCAGGCCCAGGAG GAAATGAGTCTCAATGGACAAGGACAAGGCCAAAAGATAGAGATGATATGTTAATCACG GACCTAGGCCTGATCAATGCATCCTTGCTGCCTCCACCTGAGTGCATCCGGCTGGGAGGCCGCCCTCATGGCCCGGGCTGTCATACAGTCCCAGACATCaccttcttctccctcctcctcttccttacCTCCTTCCTCTTTGCCATGGCCCTCAAGCATGTAAAGACAAGCCGCTTCTTCCCCTCTGTG GTACGCAAGGTACTCAGTGACTTCTCCTCAGTCCTGGCCATCCTGCTGGGCTGTGGTCTTGATGCCTTCCTGGGCCTAGCCACACCAAAGCTCATGGTACCCAGAGAATTCAAG CCCACGCTTCCTGGGCGTGGCTGGCTGGTGTCACCTTTTGGAGCCAACCCATGGTGGTTGAGTGTGGCAGCTGCCCTTCCTGCCTTGCTGCTATCTATCCTCATCTTCATGGACCAGCAGATCACAGCAGTAATCCTCAACCGTGTGGAATATAGACTGCGG AAGGGAGCTGGCTTCCATCTGGATCTCTTCTGTGTGGCTATGTTGATGCTGCTCACATCAGTGCTTGGGCTGCCCTGGTATGTCTCAGCCACTGTCATCTCCCTGGCCCACATGGATAGTCTTCGGAGAGAAAGCAGAGCCTATGCTCCTGGGGAGTCCCCTAGCTTCCTGGGCATCAG AGAGCAGAGGCTGACCGGCTTGGTGGTGTTCATTCTTACAGGAGTCTCTATCTTTCTGGCACCTGTGCTCAAG CTCTCCACATCTTTCTACCAGTTCATCCCAATGCCTGTGCTCTACGGCATCTTCTTGTACATGGGGGTGGCAGCATTGAACAGTATCCAG TTCATGAAGAGAGTGCAGCTATTGCTGATGCCAGCAAAACATCAGCCAGACCTGCTGCTCTTGCGGCATGTACCCCTGAGCAGGGTCCACCTCTTCACAGCCATCCAGCTTTCCTGCCTGGGTCTGCTTTGGATAATCAAGTCTACCCCTGCAGCCATCATCTTCCCCCTCATG TTGTTGGGCCTGGTGGGAATCCGAAAGGCATTAGAATGGATCTTCTCACCACAGGAACTTGTCTGGCTAGATGAGCTGATGGCAGAGGAGGAAAGAAGCAAGCCTGAGAAAGGGGTGGAGCCAAAGTACCCATTCAGTGACAGTGATGGTGAAAAT TCAGAGCTAATCTATCAGCCAAAGGCTCCGGAAATCAACATCTCTGTGAATTAG
- the SLC4A9 gene encoding anion exchange protein 4 isoform X9, whose amino-acid sequence MERDKQVTRVESLSPELRGQLQAILLQRPQHYIQTRDTRPCWGERLPSGPKTKTLEWEGPRSLLYLPGPEVAQLQLRPQSRTDGQEEVGGSIHRRKASYSEEAPLKEQHQNPLRHRLPPGAEAGNVLAGELGFLTQPLGAFVRLRDPVVLGPLTEVPLPSRFFCLLLGPPTLAKCYHEMGRAAAVLLSDPQFQWSLRRANNLHDLLAALDTFLEEVTVLPPGRWDPTTRIPPPKCLPSQHKRLLNQTCESKGFAAPHLTLAEDRHRHGPHALSPELQRTGRLFGGLVQDVLRKASWYPSDFLDALHPQCFSAVLYIYLATITNAITFGGLLGDATNGAQGVLESFLGTAVAGAAFCLMAGQPLTILSSTGPVLVFERLLFTFSRDYSLDYLPFRLWVGIWVATFCLVLVATEASVLVRYFTRFTEEGFCALISLIFIYDAVGKMLNLAQAYPIQRPRSPAYGCLCQYPGPGGNESQWTRTRPKDRDDMLITDLGLINASLLPPPECIRLGGRPHGPGCHTVPDITFFSLLLFLTSFLFAMALKHVKTSRFFPSVVRKVLSDFSSVLAILLGCGLDAFLGLATPKLMVPREFKPTLPGRGWLVSPFGANPWWLSVAAALPALLLSILIFMDQQITAVILNRVEYRLRKGAGFHLDLFCVAMLMLLTSVLGLPWYVSATVISLAHMDSLRRESRAYAPGESPSFLGIREQRLTGLVVFILTGVSIFLAPVLKLSTSFYQFIPMPVLYGIFLYMGVAALNSIQFMKRVQLLLMPAKHQPDLLLLRHVPLSRVHLFTAIQLSCLGLLWIIKSTPAAIIFPLMLLGLVGIRKALEWIFSPQELVWLDELMAEEERSKPEKGVEPKYPFSDSDGENSELIYQPKAPEINISVN is encoded by the exons GTTACCAGGGTGGAGTCGCTGAGCCCAGAGCTGAGAGGGCAGCTGCAGGCCATACTGCTGCAGAGACCCCAGCACTATATCCAGACCAGAGACACCAGGCCCTGCTGGGGTGAGAGGCTCCCCTCTGGGCCCAAGACCAAGACCCTGGAGTGGGAGGGTCCCAGATCTCTCCTATACCTTCCTGGACCTGAAGTGGCCCAGCTTCAGCTCAGGCCTCAATCTAGGACTGATGGACAAGAGGAAGTTGGTG GCTCTATCCATCGAAGAAAGGCTTCTTATAGTGAGGAAGCTCCCTTGAAGGAACAG CATCAGAATCCCCTGAGACACAGGCTGCCTCCAGGGGCCGAGGCAGGGAATGTGCTGGCTGGAGAGCTGGGCTTCTTGACACAACCACTGGGGGCCTTTGTTCGACTACGGGATCCAGTGGTGCTGGGACCCCTTACTGAGGTGCCCCTCCCCAGCAG gtttttctgtcttcttctggGCCCACCTACATTGGCAAAGTGCTACCATGAGATGGGCCGGGCAGCAGCTGTCCTCCTCAGTGATCCG CAATTCCAGTGGTCACTTCGCCGGGCCAACAACCTTCATGACCTTCTGGCAGCCCTAGATACTTTCCTAGAGGAGGTAACAGTGCTCCCTCCAGGTCGGTGGGACCCGACAACACGGATTCCTCCACCCAAATGTTTGCCCTCTCAGCACAAAAG GCTCCTCAATCAAACGTGTGAGAGCAAGGGCTTCGCCGCCCCGCACCTGACTCTGGCTGAGGACAGGCACCGCCACGGGCCTCACGCACTCAGCCCGGAGCTTCAGCGGACTGGCAG GCTGTTTGGGGGCCTTGTACAGGACGTGCTCAGGAAGGCTTCGTGGTACCCCAGCGATTTCTTGGATGCCCTGCACCCCCAGTGCTTCTCGGCTGTGCTCTACATTTACCTGGCCACCATCACTAACGCCATCACTTTTGGTGGTTTGCTGGGAGATGCCACCAACGGTGCCcag GGAGTGCTGGAAAGTTTCCTGGGCACAGCAGTGGCTGGAGCTGCCTTCTGCTTGATGGCAGGCCAGCCACTCACCATCCTGAGCAGCACAGGCCCAGTGCTGGTCTTTGAACGCCTGCTCTTCACCTTCAGCAG AGATTACAGCCTGGACTATCTGCCTTTCCGCCTGTGGGTTGGCATCTGGGTGGCTACCTTTTGCCTGGTGCTAGTGGCCACAGAGGCCAGTGTGCTGGTGCGCTACTTCACCCGATTCACTGAGGAAGGTTTCTGTGCCCTCATCAGCCTCATCTTCATCTATGATGCTGTAGGCAAAATGCTGAATTTGGCCCAGGCCTATCCTATCCAGAGGCCTAGGTCCCCTGCCTATGGCTGCCTCTGCCAATACCCAGGCCCAGGAG GAAATGAGTCTCAATGGACAAGGACAAGGCCAAAAGATAGAGATGATATGTTAATCACG GACCTAGGCCTGATCAATGCATCCTTGCTGCCTCCACCTGAGTGCATCCGGCTGGGAGGCCGCCCTCATGGCCCGGGCTGTCATACAGTCCCAGACATCaccttcttctccctcctcctcttccttacCTCCTTCCTCTTTGCCATGGCCCTCAAGCATGTAAAGACAAGCCGCTTCTTCCCCTCTGTG GTACGCAAGGTACTCAGTGACTTCTCCTCAGTCCTGGCCATCCTGCTGGGCTGTGGTCTTGATGCCTTCCTGGGCCTAGCCACACCAAAGCTCATGGTACCCAGAGAATTCAAG CCCACGCTTCCTGGGCGTGGCTGGCTGGTGTCACCTTTTGGAGCCAACCCATGGTGGTTGAGTGTGGCAGCTGCCCTTCCTGCCTTGCTGCTATCTATCCTCATCTTCATGGACCAGCAGATCACAGCAGTAATCCTCAACCGTGTGGAATATAGACTGCGG AAGGGAGCTGGCTTCCATCTGGATCTCTTCTGTGTGGCTATGTTGATGCTGCTCACATCAGTGCTTGGGCTGCCCTGGTATGTCTCAGCCACTGTCATCTCCCTGGCCCACATGGATAGTCTTCGGAGAGAAAGCAGAGCCTATGCTCCTGGGGAGTCCCCTAGCTTCCTGGGCATCAG AGAGCAGAGGCTGACCGGCTTGGTGGTGTTCATTCTTACAGGAGTCTCTATCTTTCTGGCACCTGTGCTCAAG CTCTCCACATCTTTCTACCAGTTCATCCCAATGCCTGTGCTCTACGGCATCTTCTTGTACATGGGGGTGGCAGCATTGAACAGTATCCAG TTCATGAAGAGAGTGCAGCTATTGCTGATGCCAGCAAAACATCAGCCAGACCTGCTGCTCTTGCGGCATGTACCCCTGAGCAGGGTCCACCTCTTCACAGCCATCCAGCTTTCCTGCCTGGGTCTGCTTTGGATAATCAAGTCTACCCCTGCAGCCATCATCTTCCCCCTCATG TTGTTGGGCCTGGTGGGAATCCGAAAGGCATTAGAATGGATCTTCTCACCACAGGAACTTGTCTGGCTAGATGAGCTGATGGCAGAGGAGGAAAGAAGCAAGCCTGAGAAAGGGGTGGAGCCAAAGTACCCATTCAGTGACAGTGATGGTGAAAAT TCAGAGCTAATCTATCAGCCAAAGGCTCCGGAAATCAACATCTCTGTGAATTAG